The genomic window TCATGATCATCAGCCTGGAGGTTACCATTTGAACAGTAAACTTGCCTTCAGAACCAAACCCTGTCTGAGGTGGCACTTTAATTTCTATAGAGTGTGACCAAACAAGAAAGAACAGAGGTTTAgttgtctgattttttttttaactgggaCAAGAGCCAAATTGCCTGAAAAGAAGGCTTTGGAGAGGAAAAaccctgcttggaactcacaaAAACAGAATTTGTGAACTGAAACAGATTCTTTGGACACTAAAAATGAGACTTTGTAGCCTAAAAAGAGCTGATTAGGAAGCCAGAACTAAGACCTTGGGAAGAAAACATGAGGTTTAGGACCATCTCAATGTAGATTTGTAGCCTTAGCAGGATTTCTGTATGACAAATGAGGGTTTGGACCCAACAGATGAAACTCTGTGCCCTAAAAATAGCCACAGGTAATAAAAGAGAGGTTGGGAGCCCAAAAAATAGGATTTTGGCCCAAAAATGGAGGCTTTaggcatgaaaaaaattagtagCTGAGATGCTACAAATGACCTTGTGGACCCTGCAATGGAGGTGAACCTCTCTGGCCACAAGCAGTGCTGACTAGAGGGCTTCAGGCACTCCAGTGCAAGCTCTGAGCGGTAAAAGAGGGCTTTGGACCCTCCAGAAGAGGGTTTGGGTCTTAAAAAGCCCTTGCTGTCCTTTGGGGTCCCCTGGAGCCTCTCTTCCCTCTGTCTCCCCCACCCAGGATGCCCCTGGATCCCCTCCCTGCTTCTCCCCCTCGCTGTGGGGGCAGCAGCCCTGTACCCCACATCCCTGGAGTGTTCTGGTCCCCTTAAGGGCCCCTGGCCAGCACTGGCCCCATGCCCTGAGCCTGACAGGCATCCCCAGCTGCTGAACCATGGAGGAGACGTGAGTGCACCGGGGTCCCTGGGGCCCCTCTGCCGCCAGCACCCCCTGAACCCTCTGTTCCCCTAGGGTGCCCTCGGTGGAAACCTACGAGGCGGCCATGGTGCTGAGCGGGGTGGGGGATGCACTGGGGTACCGGGCAGGCCGCTGGGAATACTGCACCTCAGGCCTCCAGATCCACGCCGAGCTGGCCGAGCTGGGCGGGCTGGCAGCCATCACCCTCGAGCCCCCCGAGTGGCCCGTCAGCGATGACACCGTCCTGCACCTTGCCACCGCCGAGGGCCTGGCCACAGGTGCGGGGACTCCGTGACACCCCACTGACACAAAGGAGGGGTCCCTGGGGTTGGGGTCCCCGTTGTACCCCAGGCCGGCACGGGAGGGGGGGTGTCCTCATTGGATCCCCTAAGGGGTGGGAGGGGTCCCTGTTCTGTTCCTTGGGCTGCATGGTGGGTGGGTGTTTGGGGGTGCGGCTGGGTGTCCCCTTACAGCCCTGGGGTATGTCAGGGAGGTCTCCATTATGCTGGgaggggctttgggggggggggtttgtcCAGCTCTGGAGGGGACTTTGGGGCATCTTAATTCTGCTTCTCCCACCCCCCCCACTTTTAGGGGTTTCCAGTGAGGCTTAGGGGGATGTGTATCCTCGTTTCCTCTGGGTGGGGGTGGCATGGgcagtgtgtgtctgtctgtgtccgTGTGGTTTTCCTCATTTATGTGCCTTTTCCTCCCGTACCGGGTGCTGGAGACAGGGACACTTCCCCCTCCCACTTTGGGAACCTGGCAGGGCACCCCTTTCTCGATCAGTTTGGAGTGCTCAGAGGGATTCCCCATTTTTCCACTAAACTTGTTCTGCTTccccccgggggggggggggggggggggtctgtggGGCAGtgttccctttccccacatttttGGGGATGGTGCAATGGGgttcttcttcttccccttcagtTTTGGGGGGTGCATGGGgcctctccctgccagcctgggtAACCCACATGGGTTTTCACACCCCTGCACAGGCCTGGAGGGGGAAGccctcctgcaggagctggcccGCCGCTATGTGGCTGCCATGGGGGACATGGAGGGACGCAAACCCGGACCCAGCAGCATCCTAGGTGAGCAGAGACCCAGGATGCGGAGAGAGGCAGGGGGGCTCAGGGAGCCTCACGCCCCCGTGTCCTCCCAGGCACCTCGCAGCTGCGGCCAGGGGAGCCCGAGGGCTATCGCATCCCCTTCAACCCCCGCGGCACCGGCTGCGGGGCCGCCATGCGCAGCCTGGCCATCGGCCtcaggtggggacagggacactgggggacgtgtggggacagggatggaggtATCAGAGCCGGGGGCATGGTGacagggtggggatggggatgtggggggTGTCAGAATGGGTGGaatgggggacacggggatgccATGCAGGGACACGGGAAGGGACAGGGACGTCGGGGACATGGGATGGGGATAAGGGGGTGTCGGAGCTGGAGGAGTGGGGACATGAGGATGTTTGGGCTGGGGAAATGGGGGTGTcacagctggagggaaggggacaTGACGGGATGGGAGTAGGGTAAGAGGGACATGAGGATGTCACAGGGAGAGGAATGGGGACACAGAgtggggtggggacagggggtTGGTGGAGCTGGAGAGGACAAGGCACAGGGCTTGGGGACAtgtggtgctggagctgggaggttGGGGACAGAGAACATGGGAACAGCAAGAGGGAAGAGGGACACAggtcacagagcagctgagagtGGGACATGGAAGTGATGGGGCTAGGAGAATGGgtacagcagggacagcaggacaaGGGTGGTGCTATGGGAACAGGGATGAGGCTGGAAATACAGGACCAGGGGAGTGGGGACTCGTCTGATGCCAGTGCAGGTACCCACATGCCTGGGAGCTGCCGACTCTGATCCGGGTGAGCATCGAGAGCGGGCGCATGACCCACCACCACCCCACTGGTGAGCTCCAGACCGGtgggggagggcagcaggggaTACCAGGACTCCCCTGAagcccctgtccccacagggtACCTTGGAGCACTGGCGGTGGCCCTCTTTGGGGCACTGGGGAGTCGGGGGGAGCCCCCAGAGCGCTggggggctgagctgctgcgGGTCCTGCCCCTGGCATGGGACTACGTGGAGGGCACCGGGGTGGCCGTGGAGGACaatgctgctgcctggccaTTCTTTGGGGAGGCGTGGCACCGGTGAGGGGGCACTGTGAGGGttctggggggacactgggagcacaaagaggggctgggaaggacaCTGTGAAGGGTTCAGGGGTCCATTAGTGCCACTGGTGCCAGCCAGGCTCTCTGCCAGTCCCGGCAGCGCATCGCAGGGGTGTCACTGGTGCCACTGCTGACCCTGATGCCCAGTCTGttcacagggctggcagtgcccatcctgtccctgctgcacccAGTGTCCCTCGTGTCCCGGCCAGAGGTGCCATCCTCAGTGACAGGGACCTCTGTGTCTCTGGGGTTCCTGGGGCACTGGGTTTTCTTGGTGTTACTGGTGTCCCCACTGCATCCAGTGCCATGCTGCCCCCCAAGTTTCCTGattgtccccactgtccccacagCTACCTGGggtcccaggggctgctggagagcCACAGCCCAGTGACCCCCAGTGTCACTGGTTACCCCATTGTCCAGTGACACCAGTGGCCCCAGTGAcctcagtgtccccatgtcTCTGCAGGTACCTGGACTCCCGTGGGCTTCTGGAGGGCCGTGGCCCACCACGGGTGccatccctcccatccccagCCGAGCGGGACACGGAGTACCTAGGCTGGGCATTGGAAGGCTGGCCAGGCCGTAGTGGCCATGACGCGCCCATGGTGGCCCTGGaggccctgctggcagctggtgggtgctgggaagagctgtgtgccagggcagtgctgcacGGCGGGGACAGCGATTCCACGGGGACCAttgctgctgggtgctgggggctgcggggcgggcTGGCATCCATCCCCCCGGGGCTGCACTGCCGCCTCGAGCACCGCGGGCGGCTGTGCCATGCTGCCCGCCAGCTGCACGCGCTGGCCTGGGGGGGACGGTGAGTGCCCCTCCATCCCTGGTATCACCCGCTGTCCCTCTCCAAGGGAAGCTCCTGTGGCTTGCCCAGGGCACAGCGAGGACCAGCGTGGGGtcacagcggggctggggagTTAACGGGCCTGGGAGACCCTTGGGTGAAGCAGGGCCTTCCAAAGTGTGCTGGGGTCCAAGGAAAGCCCACCACAGCTGTGTCCAGTTGGCCTTTTAGTCCTCCCCAGGTAGAGACCCCAAAACCCGCCCAAGGAGCCTCAGTCACCCTCACACTAAAGAACGTCTCCTCCCAAGCCACTCTGGGTCTGGATTTGTGCCCTGCGCCTCTTGTCCTGCCTCTGCCAGTGTTTAAGGTCCAAAGCGTTACTCTTCAGATTCAACCCCAAGTTCTCCAAGCGCCAACCCGAATTTGTATAATGCAGTCCTCAAAAGTAGAGAAAACAGAAGCCACATAGTCAATTTAAGGTGCAAACCGACACTTTCATGCTGCAAAACCACATTTATGCATTCCAAGGTTTATGTTTTTAAAGTTCAGAGACTCCGGGAACGGAGCGGGACGAACCCCCAACTAAAGGCGGGCGGGAAGCAGGGGAAAGGGCGggccctgccacaggcaggcgtggctcctcccctttcccaggaatGACTGACAGCAGCAGTAACCAATGGTGCCGTGGAGATGGGGCGCGGGCTTCTCCTGACAGCCAATGGCAGCgggaggctggagagcagcggGGGCGGGCAGAGCAGTAACGGCATTGCCATGATGGGCGGCGCCAGCAGCCAATGAGCGGCGGAGCGGCGTGTGACCAGCCAATGAGACAGCGCGGGGTGAGGCAGGGCGGGGCTGCGGCCAGCCAATGAGGCGGGGCGGGCTCGGGGGGGCGGGGCGCGGCTGAGGCGGCGGATCGCGGCGGGCGGTGAGGCTCTTCCGAGTGCGGCACGGCTGCTCCCGGTATCTGTCGGCTGAGCATAACCGCGGGCCCGGGCCACCCCCGTCCCGCTGCTCCCAAAGCAGATCCCCAGTTCCCTTCCCTCGGTACCCCCAGAACAGGCCCCCGAAGCCCTGCGCTTCCCGCTGTTCTCCCGGCAGCAGGCCCAAGCCCATGGATCTCCCCATGTTCCTCTGTAGTCTCTCCACCCCTTGAAACTGCGCCCGCCCCCAGCAGGGCCCAAGTTACCAAAAGCTCTAAGGTCCTCTGTGGTCACCTCCCGTGGTGTTGTAGTCTCCCCTTGTTCTTACCCCGTCAGTGCGCGCCCATCAGTTCTCGGCACTCGCCCCCCCCCAGAATCCAGCCCAGCTCACCTGTCCCGAGCCCTCCTCCCCTTTCCGAGGGTGCCCTCTCTGTACTCCTGGGGTGCCCTCTGTACTCCTGGGGTACAGACCCCGGTCTCCCAAGggtgtcccctccccacagACCCCTCGCACCATGGGCGAGCCGCGGTACCTGCAGGCCGACTGCGCTTTCCGGCCCGGGGCACACACGGTGCGGGTGACCCTGGCCCGCACTACGTTGCGGGTGGAGGTGGAGGCTCACGGCACCGCCGACCTGTGGAGAGGCGAGTTCGATGCCACCTGTGAGTGCCGGAGGGAGCTCGTGGTGGGATGAGGGGACTTCCCACGACTGACACTGACTGAAGTACTCCCCTCCTCGCAGTCGTCGAGGACCTGACCCGCAAAACGGGGAATTTCAAGCAGTTTGGCATTTTCTGCAGCATGCTGGAGTCGGCACTGACGCAGGTGTGGCCGTGCCGCTCCTCCACACGGCGTTTTGGGGCTACATGGGGTGGGGTGTGTGTCCCACTGAGCCCTCCTGCTTTTCGAACTTTCTGCAGAGCAGCGAGTCCGTCAGCCTGGAGCTCCTCACCTACACCGACTTGGAAACCCTGCATAGCCGGAAAGTGGGGGCAATCACCCGgcctcccccttcctcctcttcccccctcAACACCAAGCGCTACCTCATCCTCATCTACTCTGTGGAGTTCGATAGGTGACAGGGGACACCAGGCAGGGGTCACAGGGGAGTGACTCCAGCCTCACCTCCTCCACATGCTCTCCTGCAGGATCCATTACCCACTGCCACTGCCCTATGCGGGTCGGCCGGACCTTGTGGCACTGGTgcgggagctgcaggagcagctggcgCAGCTCCGGGCCCAACGTCTGGATGAGACCCAGCGCTTGCGGGATGTGTGAGTGGGGCCGGTGGCATCCGGAAGGGTTTGGGGGATTCCTGTCTCAcagggtgaggaaggaaccccCAGACCATCCCCCTGTCATCCCCCCCAGGCTGTGGCGGGCACTGGAGGAGAAGCGGGCAGCAGAGGCCCGGCACCAGCGCGAGTACcagcagctggctgcagaggtgggctgggagaggggcaggaaggaTGGGAGCTGCTCTTGGTAGGGACAGGGGCTGTTGGATGCATAGCGaaattttttctccccctcacAGCTGGCCCAGGCAAAAGCGTcggagcagaggctgcagatgCGGGTGAAGAACCTGACAGCTGAACTGGCCTCCTACAGGAGGGGGTGAGGCCGGGGTGAACCCTGCAAGAGGACCCTCATGACCATGGGGTGTCCTTCTGTCCCCACCTTATGGCACTGGTCCTCTTGGCAGCCGCCAGAAATCTGCCAGCCCGGCCCTGCGCCCCCCGGAGCGACGCTCAGCATCCCTGGAGAGCCACAGGAGCAGCCGGGGCCACCCCTCGCCACGGTCCCTGTCGCCTGCAGGTGTGGGACACCTGGGGACCCATGCCCAGGAGTGGAGACGGGACATGGCTCCCCCCCTGTCCTCACCCTGaccctcctctgcctccccctgcCAGGCTCCCGCCCACCACGCTTTGACCCCACTGCCTTTGTCAGGGCCCGGCAGTGCCGGCAGAAGGAAGCTGAGCTCAGAAAGTGAGTGGTGGTCACTGAGCTTGTCACCTTCCCTCCCTGGCACCTGGGGGATCTCCTCCCCACCTCACACCCCTGTCCCCTTACCGCCATCTCCCTTGGGTGCAGCCAGCGGCGTGGAGTGGCTTCTGGCAGCACCAGCCCGGCGAGGAGCCACAGGCGCAGCTCATCGGGTGAGTGGGGAGCATGAAGAGGGCTGGGGGCACACCCTCTGTGTGCTGGGGCTCCTTCCTTAACTTCCCCCcatccccatttttccctgcAGCCGAAAGCTCCCGGAGCTGGCGCTTGGGAGTGAGCTCTGGCAGCAAAGCCAATGAGCGCCCCGAGCCCGTGCCCTGCAGGTAATGCTGGGGTGGGGCAGGATGCTTGGGCATCCCTTCTAGCACGCTTTAACCCCCCCCaccttgggcagggacaggagagtGACCCGTACACGGAGACCCCTAAGCACCTCATCCTGCATGGTGAGTAGTTGCCCCTTTGGGGTTCCCCTACCCCTCTGGGGTCTCCCCCTGCATCCCAAAGCAGGGTGAGCACGAGGTCACTGGTGACCCCCAACCTCCCCCCCAGGTGCCTCACCCAGCTGCCAGCCACAAGCTGCCGGCATGCAGGACTGTTGGCAAGCGCCCTGGTAAAGGTGAGGCCCCATCTGAGCCCCAAGATATTTGAGAGATACCCCAGTTCAGGCCTTTGTTAACCCTTTCTTCCTGCACTGGCCTCCCCAGAGAACCACTCCAAGGAGCCCTCAGCTGAACTGGCTGAGATCGATGCCCGGCTGCAGGCTCTGCAGGAGTACATGGACAGCCTGAACACCCGCATGTGACCccctccagggacacacaccctctccctgtgccctcagggggTGAACAGTGGTGGTGTGGTGCAAGTGTCCCCCCAAATAAACCCTTGTGAGGCGCCAGAGTGTGTCCTTCTTGGGATGGAGGTGGGGGCGGTGTCTCCTGGGAGGGAGTGTTGGGGCGTGGGGGCACCAGGGACATCACAAGAGGGTGACAGTACCAGTGCTTGGGGACATGTGGGATACAGCCCAGGCCACCAGTCTTGTCCCCTGGGCTACCAGTGAACTCCAAGGTCACTGCAGTGTGACACCAGCACCCATGTCAC from Corvus hawaiiensis isolate bCorHaw1 chromosome 19, bCorHaw1.pri.cur, whole genome shotgun sequence includes these protein-coding regions:
- the LOC125335665 gene encoding ADP-ribosylhydrolase ARH1-like; translated protein: MEETVPSVETYEAAMVLSGVGDALGYRAGRWEYCTSGLQIHAELAELGGLAAITLEPPEWPVSDDTVLHLATAEGLATGLEGEALLQELARRYVAAMGDMEGRKPGPSSILGTSQLRPGEPEGYRIPFNPRGTGCGAAMRSLAIGLRYPHAWELPTLIRVSIESGRMTHHHPTGYLGALAVALFGALGSRGEPPERWGAELLRVLPLAWDYVEGTGVAVEDNAAAWPFFGEAWHRYLDSRGLLEGRGPPRVPSLPSPAERDTEYLGWALEGWPGRSGHDAPMVALEALLAAGGCWEELCARAVLHGGDSDSTGTIAAGCWGLRGGLASIPPGLHCRLEHRGRLCHAARQLHALAWGGR
- the CCDC61 gene encoding centrosomal protein CCDC61 isoform X1, with the protein product MSGGAACDQPMRQRGTPRTMGEPRYLQADCAFRPGAHTVRVTLARTTLRVEVEAHGTADLWRGEFDATFVEDLTRKTGNFKQFGIFCSMLESALTQSSESVSLELLTYTDLETLHSRKVGAITRPPPSSSSPLNTKRYLILIYSVEFDRIHYPLPLPYAGRPDLVALVRELQEQLAQLRAQRLDETQRLRDVLWRALEEKRAAEARHQREYQQLAAELAQAKASEQRLQMRVKNLTAELASYRRGRQKSASPALRPPERRSASLESHRSSRGHPSPRSLSPAGSRPPRFDPTAFVRARQCRQKEAELRNQRRGVASGSTSPARSHRRSSSAESSRSWRLGVSSGSKANERPEPVPCRDRRVTRTRRPLSTSSCMVPHPAASHKLPACRTVGKRPGKENHSKEPSAELAEIDARLQALQEYMDSLNTRM
- the CCDC61 gene encoding centrosomal protein CCDC61 isoform X2 translates to MSGGAACDQPMRQRGTPRTMGEPRYLQADCAFRPGAHTVRVTLARTTLRVEVEAHGTADLWRGEFDATFVEDLTRKTGNFKQFGIFCSMLESALTQSSESVSLELLTYTDLETLHSRKVGAITRPPPSSSSPLNTKRYLILIYSVEFDRIHYPLPLPYAGRPDLVALVRELQEQLAQLRAQRLDETQRLRDVLWRALEEKRAAEARHQREYQQLAAELAQAKASEQRLQMRVKNLTAELASYRRGRQKSASPALRPPERRSASLESHRSSRGHPSPRSLSPAGSRPPRFDPTAFVRARQCRQKEAELRNQRRGVASGSTSPARSHRRSSSAESSRSWRLGVSSGSKANERPEPVPCRRVTRTRRPLSTSSCMVPHPAASHKLPACRTVGKRPGKENHSKEPSAELAEIDARLQALQEYMDSLNTRM
- the CCDC61 gene encoding centrosomal protein CCDC61 isoform X3 translates to MGEPRYLQADCAFRPGAHTVRVTLARTTLRVEVEAHGTADLWRGEFDATFVEDLTRKTGNFKQFGIFCSMLESALTQSSESVSLELLTYTDLETLHSRKVGAITRPPPSSSSPLNTKRYLILIYSVEFDRIHYPLPLPYAGRPDLVALVRELQEQLAQLRAQRLDETQRLRDVLWRALEEKRAAEARHQREYQQLAAELAQAKASEQRLQMRVKNLTAELASYRRGRQKSASPALRPPERRSASLESHRSSRGHPSPRSLSPAGSRPPRFDPTAFVRARQCRQKEAELRNQRRGVASGSTSPARSHRRSSSAESSRSWRLGVSSGSKANERPEPVPCRDRRVTRTRRPLSTSSCMVPHPAASHKLPACRTVGKRPGKENHSKEPSAELAEIDARLQALQEYMDSLNTRM